One region of Candidatus Binatia bacterium genomic DNA includes:
- a CDS encoding AMP-binding protein, with translation MRERNELILADLVAARAEAAPDFDVVTFDGGGVRPHEVRTYADLWMNGNRVAAGLVAKGLAKGDRFGLMMRNHPEFVETMVAASITGGVFVPVDPRTRGDKLAYTLRNSECRGIVCADYCLAQVAAVRADVPSLEWIVVLESQEDANCMPTGDVRGAEPFAPLLDRPETYVTPRVEVPGDPLEIIYTSGTTGDPKGVVCPNGRYVGASAIGYLIGFQPGDRPYNGLSLTHGNAQLITLAPSLSMKLRAVFSRRFTKSRLWDVLREHGCTVFNLLGGMATAIYSEPRKPNDGDNPVRMVLSGGMPAALWRPFEERFNVKILECYGAIEGGLAINPIGVGPIGSFGKPPPTLEMKIVDEDGNECPPGVIGELISRPTTGERVEVEYFKNAEASRKKTEGGWLRSGDMCHRDADGWFYFDFRKGGGIRHNGDFVNPGFVEKVVAEHPQVNDVFVYGVPAASGAPGERDVVAAIVPVDPATFDAASVFATCVKGLESNFVPSYLQVVEEIPKTASEKPQERFLLERFAPDAPGVYRR, from the coding sequence ATGCGGGAACGAAACGAGTTGATCCTCGCGGATCTCGTGGCGGCGCGGGCGGAAGCGGCTCCCGACTTCGACGTTGTCACCTTCGACGGCGGCGGCGTGCGCCCGCACGAAGTGCGCACGTACGCCGACCTGTGGATGAACGGCAACCGCGTCGCCGCCGGGCTCGTCGCCAAAGGGCTGGCCAAAGGCGACCGCTTCGGCCTGATGATGCGCAACCACCCGGAGTTCGTCGAGACCATGGTGGCCGCGTCGATTACCGGCGGCGTGTTCGTGCCCGTCGATCCGCGCACCCGGGGCGATAAGCTCGCCTACACGCTGCGCAACTCCGAGTGCCGCGGCATCGTCTGTGCCGACTACTGCCTCGCCCAGGTGGCGGCGGTGCGCGCCGACGTGCCGTCGCTGGAGTGGATCGTCGTGCTCGAATCGCAGGAAGACGCGAACTGCATGCCCACCGGCGACGTGCGAGGAGCGGAGCCATTTGCGCCGCTGCTCGACCGGCCCGAGACGTACGTGACCCCGCGTGTCGAGGTGCCGGGGGACCCGCTGGAGATCATCTACACGTCGGGAACGACCGGCGACCCGAAGGGTGTCGTCTGCCCCAACGGCCGTTACGTCGGGGCGAGCGCGATCGGGTACCTGATCGGCTTCCAGCCCGGCGACCGGCCGTACAACGGACTGTCGCTGACCCACGGCAACGCGCAACTGATCACCCTGGCGCCGTCGCTGTCCATGAAACTGCGGGCCGTGTTCAGCCGCCGATTTACCAAGTCGCGGCTCTGGGACGTGCTGCGCGAGCACGGTTGTACGGTGTTCAACTTGCTCGGCGGCATGGCAACGGCAATTTACAGCGAGCCGCGCAAGCCGAACGACGGCGACAACCCGGTGCGCATGGTGCTCAGCGGCGGTATGCCCGCGGCCCTCTGGCGCCCGTTCGAGGAGCGCTTCAACGTCAAGATCCTCGAGTGCTACGGCGCGATCGAGGGCGGGCTGGCGATCAACCCGATCGGTGTCGGACCCATCGGCAGCTTCGGCAAACCGCCACCGACGCTGGAGATGAAGATCGTCGACGAAGACGGCAACGAGTGCCCGCCCGGGGTCATCGGCGAACTGATCTCGCGGCCGACCACCGGCGAACGCGTCGAGGTCGAGTACTTCAAGAACGCCGAGGCCTCGAGAAAGAAGACCGAGGGCGGCTGGCTGCGCAGCGGCGACATGTGCCACCGCGACGCCGATGGCTGGTTCTACTTCGATTTCCGCAAGGGCGGCGGCATTCGCCACAACGGCGACTTCGTCAATCCTGGCTTCGTCGAGAAGGTCGTTGCCGAACATCCGCAGGTCAACGACGTGTTCGTCTACGGCGTGCCGGCGGCGTCGGGGGCGCCGGGCGAACGCGACGTGGTTGCAGCCATCGTGCCGGTCGACCCGGCGACGTTCGATGCGGCCAGTGTGTTTGCAACCTGCGTGAAAGGGCTGGAGTCGAACTTTGTGCCGTCGTACCTGCAGGTGGTCGAGGAGATTCCGAAGACGGCGTCGGAGAAGCCGCAGGAGCGCTTCCTGCTGGAACGCTTCGCGCCCGATGCTCCCGGAGTTTACCGCCGGTAG
- a CDS encoding acyl-CoA/acyl-ACP dehydrogenase yields the protein MESIDYEVDLTSEERAVRDTAHRFAAEVMRPAAAQLDALADPQDVIAKGSVLWDVFKKHRALGLTEIVAPGGGLAPVQQARLRSIISEELGWGDAGLAISVGVASFPRMLALMSGNPELSERFGAEDCIGCWAGTEPDHGSDLIYYMNRPDGAGAGRPNCVARKDGDSFVIDGQKSAWVSNGTIATAAAMFTAVDLGDGKRADAAFLVPLDVPGVSKGKPLNKIGQRALNQGEIFFDHVRIPAEYMVIPPATYAFGAEMILSAANGGMGAIFVGVAQAALDLALEYARQRVQGGVPIFRHQNVRMRLFEMFRKVQAARALSRQVTLYNTMNVPPKLELAVAAKVTSTNTAFEVASSALQIFGGNGLSREYPIEKLLRDARASMIEDGCNDVLSLVAAERL from the coding sequence ATGGAAAGCATAGACTACGAAGTGGATCTGACGTCTGAGGAGCGCGCGGTCAGGGACACGGCGCACCGATTCGCGGCGGAGGTCATGCGGCCCGCCGCGGCGCAGCTCGATGCGCTGGCGGACCCGCAGGACGTGATCGCAAAGGGATCGGTGCTGTGGGACGTCTTCAAGAAACATCGCGCCCTCGGTCTGACCGAGATCGTGGCTCCTGGTGGCGGGCTGGCGCCGGTGCAGCAGGCGCGCCTGCGATCGATAATCAGCGAGGAACTGGGCTGGGGCGATGCCGGGCTGGCCATCAGTGTCGGTGTCGCCAGCTTCCCGCGCATGCTGGCGCTGATGTCGGGCAATCCGGAGCTGAGCGAGCGCTTCGGGGCCGAAGACTGCATCGGCTGTTGGGCGGGGACCGAGCCGGATCACGGCAGCGACCTGATCTATTACATGAACCGTCCCGACGGCGCCGGCGCGGGGCGCCCGAACTGCGTGGCGCGCAAGGACGGCGACTCCTTCGTCATCGACGGACAGAAGTCGGCGTGGGTGTCGAACGGAACGATTGCCACGGCAGCGGCGATGTTCACCGCGGTCGACCTCGGCGACGGCAAGCGCGCCGACGCGGCTTTCCTGGTCCCGCTCGACGTGCCGGGGGTGTCTAAGGGTAAGCCGCTGAACAAGATCGGCCAGCGGGCGTTGAATCAGGGCGAGATCTTCTTCGATCACGTGCGCATTCCGGCCGAGTATATGGTGATTCCGCCCGCGACCTATGCGTTCGGTGCCGAGATGATTCTGAGCGCCGCCAACGGCGGCATGGGGGCGATCTTCGTCGGCGTGGCACAGGCGGCGTTGGACCTCGCCCTCGAGTATGCCAGGCAGCGGGTGCAGGGCGGTGTGCCGATCTTCCGGCATCAGAACGTCAGAATGCGCCTGTTCGAGATGTTTCGGAAAGTGCAGGCGGCGCGGGCGCTGAGCCGGCAGGTCACCCTCTACAACACGATGAACGTCCCCCCGAAGCTGGAGCTTGCGGTCGCCGCGAAGGTGACATCGACCAATACCGCCTTCGAGGTGGCAAGCAGCGCCCTGCAGATCTTCGGCGGCAACGGCTTGAGTCGCGAGTACCCGATCGAGAAGCTGCTGCGCGACGCCCGCGCGTCGATGATCGAGGACGGCTGCAACGACGTCCTGAGCCTCGTGGCGGCCGAGCGGCTGTAA
- a CDS encoding MarR family transcriptional regulator produces the protein MSTKSELREAYELLRDVARVSRLFQQDNVHCGGVTFVQFTILDHVDQAGGGLDLARLHDALAVEKSTTTRLVEPLVDKGFLARTPAPQDARAVRLDLTAEGRAAHRQYWACLSKSLRLAVDGLPKARSVEVKRAVREFVQTVGRLCGDGCCG, from the coding sequence ATGTCGACGAAGAGCGAACTTCGCGAGGCGTACGAGCTGCTGCGGGACGTGGCGCGGGTGTCACGGTTGTTTCAGCAGGACAACGTGCACTGCGGCGGCGTCACCTTTGTGCAGTTCACGATTCTCGATCACGTCGATCAGGCGGGCGGCGGTCTGGATCTGGCCCGGTTGCACGACGCCCTTGCCGTGGAAAAGAGCACCACGACGCGACTCGTGGAACCGCTGGTGGACAAGGGGTTTCTCGCGCGCACGCCGGCGCCGCAGGACGCGCGGGCGGTGCGGCTCGACCTGACGGCCGAGGGCCGAGCCGCGCACCGCCAGTACTGGGCGTGTCTGTCGAAGAGCTTGCGACTCGCCGTCGACGGGCTGCCAAAGGCGCGCAGCGTCGAGGTCAAGCGGGCGGTGCGGGAGTTCGTGCAGACGGTGGGACGGCTCTGCGGCGACGGCTGTTGCGGCTGA
- a CDS encoding molybdopterin-dependent oxidoreductase, with amino-acid sequence MLTRREFIGVGVATAVTATVPWPPRALEAGQGARLEGVVPVAGDGRIPTTCNMCTLGCTVLATRAGDRVVRLAGHPDSPVNRGRLCAKGHAGLYKPIHPERLGTPLIRAGARGAGSWKRVSWDDALGTVAAGLERIRRVHGPQSIALWQNLNMDRPDIFERFVHALGSPNFIGHVSTCDASRLLGGAMTYGAARAVYDYANAECILAVGINPLGAKDLVLAAREILDAKARGTMLITVDPRLSETAARSDLWVPIRPGTDGVLLAGLAQWLIVNERFDRDFVRDHTFGFETIRRHLAQFGVDEVCAATGIPRERFLRVAAALAELRSVVAVGRGVVTHRDATDAVRMAEILNALLGAFDRDGGVRLLPFPSIPLAKVQPVVKDPGGARIDRANGGRLPLPVGRGPAYPAAFFGVSHEVPRNVLRADPYPLKGLIFNAVNPVYSLPQGSELVEAMEKIDLIVSIDAFASETTRWADVVLPASTYLEGLDLWFPAPLRVSLRQPVIEPRFQSRPSQEIILSLARTMGLEREFPFSRYEEFLRAQLAGTGVSLEELRGRGFVEWPAEPIAPGRLRKGGFMTPSGRVELVSSLLTAAGFAREPRPATWRTSTDDAIFPYHLVTHKLPFHTQSATAENPYLAGIQSDNPIVMNPETAAQIGVESGDTVQVESRRGALAARVRVSAGIRPDTLALAHHFGHTAYAHTAVGRGVSGNPVLGDGTDPIGGNLAFNDTRVRVRRV; translated from the coding sequence ATGCTGACGCGACGCGAGTTCATTGGCGTCGGCGTGGCCACGGCCGTGACGGCGACCGTGCCGTGGCCGCCGCGGGCGCTCGAAGCGGGGCAGGGGGCTCGGCTCGAAGGCGTTGTGCCGGTGGCCGGCGACGGTCGGATCCCCACCACGTGCAACATGTGCACGCTCGGCTGCACGGTGCTGGCGACCCGGGCCGGGGACCGGGTGGTGCGGCTTGCGGGTCACCCCGACAGTCCGGTGAACCGGGGCCGGTTGTGCGCCAAAGGCCACGCCGGACTGTACAAGCCGATCCATCCGGAACGACTCGGCACGCCGCTGATCCGTGCCGGCGCACGCGGCGCCGGGAGCTGGAAGCGCGTGTCGTGGGACGACGCGCTGGGAACGGTGGCCGCCGGCCTCGAGCGCATCCGCCGCGTCCACGGGCCGCAGAGCATCGCTCTCTGGCAGAACCTCAACATGGACCGGCCGGATATATTCGAGCGTTTCGTGCACGCGCTGGGGTCGCCGAATTTCATCGGGCACGTGTCGACCTGCGATGCGAGCCGTTTGCTGGGCGGCGCGATGACGTACGGCGCCGCGCGAGCCGTTTACGATTACGCCAACGCCGAGTGCATTCTCGCCGTTGGCATCAATCCGCTGGGCGCCAAGGACCTGGTGCTGGCGGCGCGAGAGATTCTCGACGCGAAGGCGCGGGGTACGATGCTGATCACGGTCGACCCGCGCCTTTCCGAAACCGCGGCGCGGTCGGACCTGTGGGTGCCGATCCGGCCTGGGACCGACGGTGTGCTGCTCGCCGGGCTGGCACAGTGGCTCATCGTCAACGAGCGGTTCGACCGCGACTTCGTGCGCGACCACACCTTTGGCTTCGAGACGATTCGCCGTCACCTGGCGCAGTTCGGCGTCGACGAGGTCTGCGCCGCGACGGGAATACCGCGCGAGCGTTTCCTGCGGGTCGCCGCGGCTCTGGCCGAGCTCCGCAGCGTCGTTGCCGTGGGGCGCGGCGTGGTCACGCATCGGGATGCGACCGACGCAGTGCGGATGGCCGAGATCCTGAACGCGCTGCTCGGTGCCTTCGACCGCGACGGCGGCGTGCGCCTGCTTCCCTTCCCGTCGATCCCGCTGGCCAAGGTCCAACCCGTCGTCAAGGACCCCGGCGGCGCGCGCATCGATCGCGCCAACGGGGGGCGCCTGCCGTTGCCCGTGGGGCGGGGGCCGGCCTACCCGGCGGCCTTCTTCGGCGTCTCCCACGAAGTGCCGCGGAACGTTCTGCGCGCCGACCCGTACCCGTTGAAGGGGCTGATCTTCAACGCGGTCAATCCGGTGTACTCGCTGCCGCAGGGGTCGGAACTGGTCGAGGCCATGGAGAAGATCGACCTGATTGTGTCGATCGACGCCTTCGCGTCGGAGACCACACGGTGGGCCGACGTGGTGCTGCCCGCGTCGACGTACCTCGAAGGGCTGGATCTATGGTTTCCCGCGCCGCTGCGCGTCAGCCTGCGCCAGCCCGTCATCGAGCCGCGGTTCCAGTCGCGGCCGAGTCAGGAAATCATCCTGTCGCTCGCCAGGACAATGGGGCTCGAAAGGGAGTTTCCGTTTTCTCGCTACGAAGAGTTTCTGCGTGCTCAGCTTGCCGGCACCGGCGTATCGCTCGAGGAGTTGCGGGGCCGTGGTTTTGTCGAGTGGCCGGCGGAGCCGATTGCGCCGGGACGACTCCGGAAGGGCGGGTTCATGACGCCGTCGGGTCGGGTCGAACTGGTCTCGAGCCTCCTGACCGCCGCGGGCTTTGCGCGCGAACCCCGGCCGGCGACGTGGCGGACGTCGACCGACGACGCGATCTTTCCGTATCACCTCGTGACGCACAAGCTGCCGTTTCACACTCAGTCGGCGACGGCGGAGAACCCGTATCTGGCCGGGATCCAGTCGGACAACCCGATCGTCATGAACCCGGAGACGGCGGCGCAGATCGGTGTCGAGAGCGGCGACACCGTGCAGGTCGAGTCGCGGCGGGGCGCGCTCGCCGCGCGGGTGCGAGTATCGGCGGGCATTCGTCCCGATACGCTCGCGCTGGCGCACCACTTCGGCCACACGGCCTACGCGCACACGGCGGTCGGCCGGGGCGTCAGCGGCAATCCCGTGCTGGGCGACGGCACAGATCCCATTGGTGGCAACCTCGCGTTCAACGATACTCGGGTGCGGGTGCGGCGCGTATGA
- a CDS encoding 4Fe-4S dicluster domain-containing protein, whose amino-acid sequence MTQVGFLFDPARCIGCQSCRVACQVYNETTAEVNWRQVTSHERGAFPDVVQHNLSLACNHCERPACMAVCPADAIQKRVSDGIVTVDPDRCNGCRRCVGACPYGAPRPAPDRSRVSKCDFCMARQDAGLAPVCVETCVGGALRYGPLDEMDAMAGEGPLASSVEGFFDPAWTRPSIRFVARK is encoded by the coding sequence ATGACTCAGGTGGGCTTCCTGTTCGATCCGGCTCGTTGCATCGGGTGCCAGTCGTGCCGGGTCGCCTGTCAGGTGTACAACGAAACCACCGCCGAGGTGAACTGGCGGCAGGTGACCTCGCACGAGCGCGGCGCGTTTCCCGACGTCGTCCAGCACAACCTTTCGCTGGCCTGCAACCATTGCGAACGGCCTGCCTGCATGGCCGTTTGCCCGGCCGACGCCATTCAGAAGCGCGTATCCGATGGCATCGTTACCGTCGATCCCGACCGCTGCAACGGCTGCCGGCGCTGCGTTGGCGCCTGTCCCTACGGTGCGCCGCGGCCGGCGCCGGATCGGTCCCGCGTGTCCAAGTGCGACTTCTGTATGGCGCGGCAGGACGCGGGACTCGCTCCGGTGTGCGTGGAGACGTGCGTCGGCGGGGCGCTGCGCTACGGGCCGCTGGACGAGATGGATGCGATGGCAGGGGAGGGGCCGCTGGCGAGCTCCGTCGAGGGCTTCTTCGATCCTGCGTGGACACGGCCGTCGATCCGCTTCGTTGCGCGGAAGTGA